From Ictidomys tridecemlineatus isolate mIctTri1 chromosome 2, mIctTri1.hap1, whole genome shotgun sequence, the proteins below share one genomic window:
- the Tmem196 gene encoding transmembrane protein 196 isoform X7, whose translation MILFSACCICGLIGGILNFQFLRAVTKKTSSLYPLHLASMSLACIGIGGCTLSSWLTCRLASYEQRRMFSEREHSLHHSHEMAEKRLRAIEITDLPSCPVVPPTPELPTRK comes from the exons ATGATCCTCTTCTCAGCCTGCTGTATCTGTGGGCTCATTGGGGGCATCCTGAATTTTCAGTTCCTTCGGGCAGTCACAAAGAAGACCTCTTCCCTGTATCCTCTGCATCTTGCCTCCATGTCCCTGGCGTGCATTGGGATTGGGGGCTGCACCCTGTCTTCTTGGCTCACTTGCCGACTAGCCAGCTATGAGCAGAGGAGGATGTTCTCAGAAAGGGAGCATTCCCTGCATCACTCTCATGAAATGGCTGAGAAA AGATTGAGGGCTATTGAAATAACCGACTTGCCCAGCTGCCCGGTGGTGCCCCCGACACCAGAGTTACCTACAAG GAAGTGA